A stretch of DNA from Alteromonas gilva:
AGCGTGTTTATTACCGGCGGTGGTACCGGTATTGGCGAAGTGATGGTCGAACGCTTTTGCGCGCAGGGTGCCAATGTGTGTTTTGTGGATGTTAACATTCCAAAGAGTGAAGCGTTGGTTGAGCGAGTGGCGCAAAGCGAAGGTGGTAAAGCCGTTTTTATCGAATGTGACTTGCGTGACATAAAGGCGCTCCAGGCCGCTATAGCTGAAGCCGGAAGAATTAACGGCGACATTAGCGTGCTAATCAATAATGCCGCAGATGATACGCGTCATGAGTTTGAACAGGTCGATGAGGAATACTGGAACGACCGCGTGAATGTGAATTTACGTCCGAGCTTTTTTGCAGCACAAGCCGTTGTTGAACAAATGCGCCGTTGTGGTGGTGGCAGTGTGGTGAATATGGGCTCGGTAAGCTGGCGTCAGAAGCAAACCTGTATGCCTGTTTACACCACTGCTAAAGCCGCCATTGATGGTCTTACGCGCACTCTGGCTGCCAAACTGGGACCTGATCATATCAGGGTCAATACACTGGTACCGGGCTGGGTAATGACCGAACGGCAAATGACCCGCTGGGCTAGCCCTGACATCGTTCAGGAAGTGCAACAAGCGCAGTGTATTCATAAAACACTACTTCCTATTGATATCGCTAATGCCGCGTTATTTTTAGCTGCTGACGATAGCAAAATGATGACAGCGCAAACGTTAATCATTGACGCTGGTTGGGTATAAGGCGTTACTGAACGTCTTGTCCCTGCTGTATAACATCCCGTTCCCTTCTTAACTGAATAAGCAGCTTAATCAATAATAGCCCACTTTTTATTCTGGGCTCTGCGTGTTCAGGGTTGTAACACGCACAGAACATCGGGCTTTATCACCTTTATCGCTCACTGAAATGTTGCAAAAATGTTTACAATCTGGCACTGTGCAGGGGTTAAATGTAATATAATATGTAAATTTAAAGTAACCTCAGTTTCTGAGGGGCGTAAAGGATTATTTGCTTGGCCGATTTTTTTCTGGTGTATCTGGTCTTAATAATAGGCTCTTGTTTACAAAGCGTTATTGGCTTTGGGCTTGGCCTGTTAGGCGCACCGCTTATTTACTTACTAATGCCTGAACTGGTGCCAGGGCCTATGATCCTCAATGCGCTGTTGCTCACCACCCTGCTAGCAGTTAAACATCAGTACGATATTGATTTAAAGCAAACCGGATTTTCTATTCTCGGTGGTACCGCTGGCGTGTTGGTTGCCGGAAGTGTGTTGCTGTACATCGATGCGCATCAGTACCAGATGCTGCTGGGCATTTGTATTATTGCTGCGGTGATTTTATCGCTGGTGGGTGTGACGCCCCGTATCAGCGTTTTATCTAATCTGATTGCGGCGATGATCTCCGGCTTTATGGGCACTACAACCTCCGCTGGTGGTGCACCCATGGGCCTGCTTTATCAAGCCGAAAATAAAGATAAAATTAAAGCCAATTTGAGCGTGTTCTTTGTTTATATAAACATGTTTGGCATTGCTGTGCTGTGGTTTACCGGCGCAGCGGGCCACGAAGATCTTGAGCGCTTTTTAACCTGTATTCCCGCTATTTTGATCGGCTGGTTTCTTTCATTCTTTGTGAATCGACGTATTGATGAAATGTTTGTCAGAAAACTCATTCTCGCCGTTGCAGCGTTTGCCGGTACGGCACTTATAGTGTCAAATGGCTAGCCAGTAGCATAGCGTTGTCAACAAAGTG
This window harbors:
- a CDS encoding SDR family NAD(P)-dependent oxidoreductase translates to MTQTPETAAQYPSLRNRSVFITGGGTGIGEVMVERFCAQGANVCFVDVNIPKSEALVERVAQSEGGKAVFIECDLRDIKALQAAIAEAGRINGDISVLINNAADDTRHEFEQVDEEYWNDRVNVNLRPSFFAAQAVVEQMRRCGGGSVVNMGSVSWRQKQTCMPVYTTAKAAIDGLTRTLAAKLGPDHIRVNTLVPGWVMTERQMTRWASPDIVQEVQQAQCIHKTLLPIDIANAALFLAADDSKMMTAQTLIIDAGWV
- a CDS encoding sulfite exporter TauE/SafE family protein, encoding MADFFLVYLVLIIGSCLQSVIGFGLGLLGAPLIYLLMPELVPGPMILNALLLTTLLAVKHQYDIDLKQTGFSILGGTAGVLVAGSVLLYIDAHQYQMLLGICIIAAVILSLVGVTPRISVLSNLIAAMISGFMGTTTSAGGAPMGLLYQAENKDKIKANLSVFFVYINMFGIAVLWFTGAAGHEDLERFLTCIPAILIGWFLSFFVNRRIDEMFVRKLILAVAAFAGTALIVSNG